The following proteins come from a genomic window of Bradyrhizobium paxllaeri:
- a CDS encoding putative Na+/H+ antiporter: protein MSNIAPDGVAVAAAAIFALAVVHTFSTRSIERLAQVQPRHAGVWHLLAEVEVVFGFWAAVLVGFMAMNIGTSGALTYLESRNFTEPAFVFVIMVIAASRPVIETAATLLRFVSLLIPVPAPSAYYFTLLSIGPLLGSFITEPAAMTLTALLLKERYFGGKAPSNFQYATIGVLFVNVSIGGTLTPYAAPPVLMVAERWNFDLLFMLQTFGWKAALAVVINAAGVTLLFRRFLRTVSNEPASPAVLGVPAWIAGVHIAFLAAVVAFSHHPIVFLALFMFFLGFAEAYKCFQSPLILREGLLVAFFLAGLVVIGGQQKWWLEPLLSDLGPTTLFTGATLLTAITDNAALTYLGSLLDGVSDEFKYSLVAGAVTGGGLTVIANAPNPAGYAILKGSFEDGTISAAGLAVAALIPTLVAAAAFQLLP from the coding sequence GTGTCGAACATCGCACCTGATGGGGTCGCTGTGGCTGCCGCAGCAATCTTTGCGCTTGCGGTGGTTCATACCTTCTCGACACGTTCCATAGAGCGGCTGGCCCAAGTACAACCTCGTCACGCCGGGGTCTGGCATCTGCTCGCGGAAGTCGAAGTCGTATTCGGTTTCTGGGCGGCAGTTCTCGTCGGCTTCATGGCAATGAACATCGGCACGAGTGGTGCGCTTACCTACTTGGAAAGCCGCAACTTCACTGAGCCGGCGTTTGTTTTTGTCATCATGGTCATTGCTGCGAGCCGGCCCGTGATCGAGACGGCAGCCACGCTGCTGCGATTTGTATCGTTACTCATTCCAGTGCCCGCGCCGTCTGCGTATTACTTTACACTCCTTTCAATTGGGCCATTGTTGGGTTCATTCATTACCGAGCCAGCGGCAATGACGCTGACTGCCTTGCTTCTTAAGGAACGTTATTTCGGCGGGAAGGCACCAAGCAACTTCCAGTACGCGACTATCGGTGTCCTGTTCGTGAACGTCTCGATAGGCGGAACATTGACGCCATACGCCGCGCCGCCGGTCCTGATGGTGGCCGAACGCTGGAACTTTGACCTTCTATTCATGCTGCAGACGTTCGGATGGAAGGCTGCGCTTGCAGTCGTCATCAACGCTGCTGGCGTCACCCTGCTGTTCCGCCGTTTTCTGCGCACCGTTTCGAACGAGCCTGCATCGCCCGCAGTGCTGGGTGTTCCTGCCTGGATTGCCGGAGTGCACATAGCATTCTTGGCGGCAGTGGTCGCCTTTAGTCACCACCCGATCGTGTTCCTGGCGCTGTTCATGTTCTTCTTGGGCTTTGCCGAAGCTTACAAGTGCTTTCAGTCACCGCTCATTCTTCGCGAAGGTCTCCTGGTCGCGTTCTTTCTCGCGGGACTCGTTGTAATTGGCGGTCAGCAGAAGTGGTGGCTCGAACCGCTTCTGAGCGACTTGGGACCGACAACCCTGTTTACGGGTGCAACTCTGCTCACGGCGATCACCGACAACGCTGCCCTGACTTATCTCGGCTCTCTGCTCGATGGCGTTTCTGATGAGTTCAAATACTCCCTCGTTGCGGGAGCAGTGACGGGAGGTGGCTTGACCGTTATCGCCAACGCGCCGAACCCGGCGGGCTACGCGATTCTCAAAGGCAGTTTTGAAGACGGCACAATAAGCGCGGCTGGCCTTGCCGTGGCCGCGCTCATTCCAACCCTCGTCGCTGCTGCAGCCTTCCAGCTGCTGCCGTGA
- a CDS encoding type I secretion system permease/ATPase — translation MSPARTPLKAALRACAGSLGLVFAYSCSYNLLLLAPSIYLLQIYDRVLSSRSGATLLMLTLIVAFTVVIGGVLDALRRAALGRMGEWLEEELHPATLAMCFKYAYEADRSRASEAYRDLATLRQFAQSGACSTLFDVLWTPLFLGVLFLVHPLLGVIGTLSALLLLGLGLLGDRLTEGPLARSAAAQTRSQGWFGMAVGNLHVIRAMGMLDGAARLIRQAAQDARCEQEVVQRRNETIMLISKPVRALTQVLIMGAAAWLVLEQGRSPAIIFAASMLFGRALPPIEGAIAGWKAFATAQAAYRRLNGMMSAVTPVASVKAIPDGPKGDLIVNNVAAVLPGTSHLFLNGVSFCLAPGECLGIIGPSGSGKSTLGKIVTGISAPTAGSVLLDGIDISVVRDLGGGRRLGYLPQDIDLFGETVKDIIARLDDADLQKVIDAAKLAGLHETIIRLPQAYDTVLVGGGANLPRGFRQRLGLARAFFGDPHLVVLDEPNSSLDSLGERMLFDAIEWMKAANTTVIIITHRIGILGVTDKIAIMQDGAVTAFGESREVFERCLTRPQVASREPMRGGSNQNGESSIGASPQPILP, via the coding sequence ATGTCACCAGCGCGAACCCCGTTGAAGGCAGCCTTGCGGGCTTGCGCGGGATCGCTCGGGCTCGTTTTCGCATATAGCTGCAGCTATAATCTTCTTCTCCTCGCACCTTCGATTTATCTGCTTCAGATCTATGACCGCGTCCTGTCGAGCCGCAGCGGCGCTACGCTCCTGATGCTGACGCTAATCGTTGCGTTTACCGTCGTAATTGGCGGCGTGCTTGATGCACTGCGCCGCGCTGCATTGGGCCGGATGGGCGAGTGGCTTGAAGAGGAACTCCATCCGGCGACGCTCGCCATGTGCTTCAAATACGCCTATGAAGCCGATCGGTCGCGGGCATCGGAAGCTTATCGCGATCTTGCAACCCTGCGTCAGTTCGCGCAGTCCGGAGCTTGCTCGACCCTGTTTGACGTGCTCTGGACGCCGCTCTTCCTCGGCGTTCTCTTCCTCGTGCATCCGTTGCTGGGCGTGATCGGCACACTGAGCGCGCTTCTCCTGCTTGGTCTCGGGCTTCTCGGCGATCGGCTCACCGAGGGCCCGCTGGCGCGGTCGGCCGCCGCACAGACGAGGAGTCAGGGGTGGTTCGGTATGGCGGTCGGAAACCTCCACGTGATCAGGGCCATGGGAATGCTCGATGGTGCCGCGCGCCTGATCCGCCAGGCTGCGCAGGATGCGAGGTGCGAGCAAGAGGTGGTCCAGCGCCGCAACGAGACCATCATGCTGATCTCCAAACCCGTGCGGGCGCTGACGCAGGTGCTGATCATGGGCGCTGCCGCTTGGCTCGTCCTGGAACAGGGCAGGAGCCCGGCCATAATCTTTGCTGCGAGCATGCTGTTCGGACGCGCGCTCCCGCCGATCGAAGGGGCGATTGCGGGCTGGAAGGCGTTCGCGACGGCCCAGGCCGCCTACCGCCGGCTCAACGGCATGATGTCCGCTGTCACGCCGGTGGCGAGCGTCAAGGCCATCCCGGACGGGCCGAAGGGAGATCTCATCGTGAACAATGTCGCCGCCGTCCTGCCAGGAACGAGCCACTTGTTCCTGAACGGCGTTTCGTTCTGTCTGGCGCCTGGTGAATGCCTTGGCATCATTGGTCCGTCCGGCTCCGGCAAATCCACGCTTGGCAAGATCGTCACGGGAATCTCCGCTCCGACGGCAGGCTCGGTCCTGCTCGATGGCATCGACATTTCGGTCGTGCGCGATCTGGGCGGCGGCCGGCGCCTCGGATATCTGCCGCAGGATATCGATCTCTTCGGAGAAACGGTAAAGGACATCATTGCCCGGCTGGACGACGCCGATTTGCAGAAGGTCATTGACGCGGCAAAGCTGGCCGGCCTTCACGAGACCATCATTCGGCTGCCGCAGGCATACGATACGGTCCTCGTTGGCGGAGGCGCCAATCTTCCACGCGGGTTTCGCCAGCGCCTCGGCCTTGCACGGGCGTTCTTCGGCGACCCGCACCTCGTGGTTCTCGACGAGCCGAATTCCAGCCTCGACTCGCTTGGCGAGCGCATGCTGTTCGACGCCATTGAATGGATGAAGGCGGCCAATACCACGGTCATCATCATCACCCACCGGATCGGAATTCTGGGTGTAACGGACAAGATTGCCATCATGCAGGACGGCGCGGTTACCGCCTTCGGCGAGAGCAGGGAAGTTTTCGAGAGGTGTTTGACGCGCCCGCAAGTTGCTTCGCGTGAGCCAATGCGAGGTGGTTCGAACCAGAACGGCGAAAGCAGCATTGGCGCCTCACCGCAACCGATTTTGCCATGA
- a CDS encoding IS701 family transposase, which translates to MDLDQSEARFASYIAGLGSVIGHAERTRPLRDYCTGLMLPGDRKSVEPMAARTAPARTAAQHQSLLHFVANADWSDETVLAKVREMVLPAIEKSGPIEAWIIDDTSFPKQGKHSVGVHHQYCGQLGKQANCQVAVSLSIANHAASLPVAYRLYLPEAWSKDRARRKKAGVPKQLKFRTKLQIALEQIGWACESGLPRGVALMDAAYGRDTRLRAGMTELGVPYVVGIVPTILMWAPGSAPRRMDKPMNNTGRRDEPALISAQKVALGLPKRAWRTVTWREGSAEQLSSRFARVPVRVSYNKLIPETLSPEWLLIEWPEGEAEPTKYWLSTLPEDVSFTQLVDLAKLRWRIERDYQELKQEVGLGHYEGRGWRGFHHHATLCIAAYGFLLAEQAMIPPSGPRSTAPVEVPPLPDNYRPRGSARAA; encoded by the coding sequence ATGGATCTTGATCAAAGCGAAGCACGGTTCGCGTCTTACATTGCGGGACTTGGAAGCGTGATCGGTCACGCGGAGCGGACGCGGCCGCTGCGCGACTATTGTACGGGACTGATGTTGCCCGGTGACCGCAAGAGCGTTGAGCCGATGGCAGCGCGGACGGCTCCGGCGAGGACAGCGGCACAGCACCAGTCGCTGCTGCACTTTGTCGCCAACGCCGATTGGTCGGACGAGACCGTGCTGGCCAAGGTACGCGAGATGGTGCTGCCGGCGATCGAGAAGAGTGGACCGATCGAGGCGTGGATCATCGACGACACCTCGTTCCCTAAGCAGGGCAAGCATTCGGTCGGCGTGCACCACCAATATTGCGGTCAGCTCGGCAAGCAGGCCAACTGCCAGGTGGCGGTGTCGCTGTCGATCGCCAATCATGCCGCCAGCCTGCCGGTGGCCTATCGCTTGTACTTGCCGGAAGCCTGGTCAAAGGATCGTGCACGGCGGAAGAAGGCAGGCGTTCCCAAGCAACTCAAGTTCAGGACCAAGCTACAGATCGCGTTGGAGCAAATCGGCTGGGCCTGCGAAAGCGGCCTGCCACGCGGCGTTGCGTTGATGGATGCAGCATACGGCAGGGACACGCGGCTGCGCGCAGGCATGACGGAACTTGGCGTGCCTTACGTGGTCGGCATCGTGCCGACCATCCTGATGTGGGCCCCTGGCAGCGCCCCACGGCGGATGGACAAGCCGATGAACAACACCGGCCGTCGTGACGAGCCCGCACTGATCTCGGCCCAAAAAGTGGCGCTCGGTCTACCGAAGCGGGCGTGGCGCACGGTGACGTGGCGCGAAGGCTCGGCCGAGCAATTGTCCTCGCGCTTCGCGCGTGTACCTGTCCGCGTCAGCTACAACAAGCTGATCCCCGAGACGCTATCACCTGAGTGGCTGTTGATCGAATGGCCGGAGGGCGAGGCAGAGCCGACCAAATACTGGCTCTCCACGCTGCCGGAGGACGTCAGCTTCACGCAACTCGTCGATCTGGCCAAGCTGCGCTGGCGCATCGAGCGCGACTACCAGGAACTCAAGCAGGAGGTCGGGCTCGGCCACTACGAAGGGCGCGGCTGGCGTGGCTTCCACCATCACGCAACGCTGTGCATCGCAGCCTACGGCTTCCTTCTCGCCGAGCAGGCGATGATTCCCCCCTCAGGACCTCGTTCCACCGCGCCAGTCGAAGTCCCTCCGTTACCCGACAATTATCGACCCAGAGGCTCCGCCCGCGCGGCCTGA
- a CDS encoding 6-phosphofructokinase, producing MAKRRIGILTGGGDVPGLNAVIKSVTYRGSENDIEVVGLRRGWEALTHVNLEDPASRSHYIIPLTRDNTRTIDRSGGTVLHSSRTNPSKMKKLPDHLAGQNFPASLSTKGGIATRTWDVSGQVLANLSGLGIEHLIAIGGDDTLSYAARLNELGVKIIAIPKTMDNDVRNTEYCIGFSTAITRASDAIQRQRTTVGSHERIGIFRVFGRDAGFTALYTAYATSIRCVIPEYKVDLDKLIRLLLEEKRANPSNYALVVLSEGAAWEGYEVQEYGEPDAYGHRKKASVAESFADEIKRRVGEETITSDLTYDLRSGNPDFMDKLVALTFGNMAYDAILEGKTGLMSALVEGRYDLVPIPEAKLGPRKLDVASTYNTERYRPIYGNKRGLPIFLNRAS from the coding sequence ATGGCAAAAAGGCGTATCGGCATTCTCACGGGCGGCGGCGATGTTCCCGGTCTCAACGCCGTTATCAAGAGCGTGACCTATCGCGGCAGCGAGAACGACATCGAGGTCGTCGGCCTCCGCCGTGGTTGGGAGGCCCTCACGCATGTGAACCTCGAGGACCCGGCCTCTAGGTCCCACTACATCATCCCGCTGACCCGTGACAACACGCGCACCATAGACCGGAGCGGCGGCACCGTGCTGCACTCGAGTCGTACCAACCCGTCCAAGATGAAGAAGCTGCCGGATCATCTCGCAGGCCAGAACTTTCCAGCCTCGCTCAGCACCAAGGGCGGCATCGCAACCAGGACGTGGGACGTTTCGGGCCAGGTGCTGGCTAACCTCTCGGGGCTCGGCATCGAGCACCTGATCGCCATCGGCGGCGACGACACGCTCAGTTACGCAGCCAGACTGAACGAACTCGGCGTCAAGATCATCGCCATTCCGAAGACCATGGACAATGACGTCCGCAACACCGAGTACTGCATCGGCTTCTCGACCGCGATCACCCGCGCCAGCGACGCGATCCAGCGGCAGCGCACCACTGTCGGTTCGCACGAGCGTATAGGCATCTTCCGCGTCTTTGGCCGCGATGCCGGATTTACGGCGCTCTACACCGCCTACGCCACCTCGATACGGTGCGTCATACCGGAGTACAAGGTCGATCTCGACAAGCTGATCCGGTTGCTCCTTGAGGAGAAGCGCGCCAACCCAAGCAACTACGCGCTGGTCGTGCTCAGCGAGGGCGCCGCGTGGGAGGGCTACGAGGTGCAGGAATACGGCGAGCCCGATGCCTACGGCCATCGCAAAAAGGCGAGCGTGGCGGAATCGTTCGCCGACGAGATCAAGCGGCGCGTCGGCGAGGAGACGATCACGTCCGACCTCACCTACGACCTGCGATCCGGCAATCCGGACTTCATGGACAAGCTCGTGGCCCTGACGTTCGGCAACATGGCCTATGATGCCATCCTGGAAGGCAAGACCGGCCTCATGTCGGCGCTGGTGGAGGGGCGCTACGACCTCGTGCCTATCCCTGAGGCCAAGCTCGGGCCGCGCAAGCTGGACGTCGCCAGCACGTACAACACGGAACGCTACCGCCCCATCTACGGCAACAAGCGAGGGCTGCCGATCTTTCTCAACCGCGCGTCATAG
- a CDS encoding HlyD family type I secretion periplasmic adaptor subunit, protein MKTSFAHIGIREVSRRLRSVTPAFCDRLLRITWIHIKHFDLFARRGWDRLKIAFAHAESWEAPRWLRSAPPALRERLRGVTWTGNLLVFGFVVGLGIWSTYAPLESAAIAIGTVESESSRKTIQHLEGGIIREILIADGDVVRAGQTLISLEDTKARAEAQSLQGQLWEATAREARLQAEQRGEERVSFPARLEMAQMASPSVADVLAGQQAIFETRRQVFQSQAAVNREKRSQVEKEIEGLRAQESAAARRIDIVREEAATVATLVSKGLERRPRLLNLEREIADIEGRRGEIVAQISRAGQVISESEAILLKLEHDRQNEIAQSLREVQNQIFQVWERLQAAGDQLSRTAVKAPEDGVVTDLRVHTPGGVIGAGAALMDLVPRQDRLIVIARVRPEDIDVVRPGLSADVNLLPYNQRRVPRLHGTVTHVSADRLVDKRTDQPYYATKIRVQDPASTGIDGVQIVPGMPAQVFIKTGRGTVALYALSPLLDSFHSAFRED, encoded by the coding sequence ATGAAAACTTCTTTCGCTCATATCGGGATTCGAGAGGTCTCACGGCGGTTGAGATCGGTGACGCCAGCATTCTGCGATCGGCTGCTCCGTATCACCTGGATCCACATCAAGCATTTTGACCTCTTTGCCCGAAGGGGATGGGATCGTCTGAAAATTGCATTTGCTCACGCTGAGAGTTGGGAAGCCCCACGGTGGCTGAGATCGGCGCCGCCGGCACTTCGCGAACGGCTTCGCGGGGTCACCTGGACAGGAAACCTGCTTGTGTTCGGCTTTGTCGTCGGTCTCGGTATCTGGTCGACCTATGCCCCGCTCGAGAGCGCCGCGATTGCGATTGGCACCGTCGAATCCGAGTCGAGCCGCAAGACGATTCAGCACCTCGAGGGTGGCATCATCAGGGAAATTCTGATCGCGGACGGTGACGTTGTCCGCGCTGGACAAACGCTGATCTCGCTGGAGGACACCAAGGCCCGTGCCGAGGCCCAGAGCCTGCAAGGCCAGCTGTGGGAGGCGACGGCACGTGAAGCACGGCTGCAGGCGGAACAGCGCGGAGAGGAGCGGGTGTCGTTTCCGGCCAGGCTGGAGATGGCGCAGATGGCGAGTCCCTCAGTCGCGGATGTCCTTGCGGGTCAGCAAGCCATCTTCGAAACGCGCCGGCAGGTCTTTCAATCGCAAGCGGCCGTAAACCGGGAGAAGAGATCGCAGGTGGAAAAGGAGATCGAGGGCCTCAGGGCGCAGGAAAGCGCGGCCGCAAGGCGCATCGACATCGTCCGCGAGGAAGCGGCAACCGTCGCCACGCTCGTCAGCAAGGGGCTGGAGCGGCGTCCGCGCCTTCTGAACCTCGAGCGGGAGATCGCTGACATCGAGGGACGGCGGGGGGAGATTGTCGCGCAGATATCGCGCGCCGGGCAGGTCATCAGCGAATCCGAGGCAATTCTCCTCAAACTGGAGCATGACCGTCAAAACGAGATCGCTCAGTCGCTGCGCGAGGTACAGAACCAGATCTTTCAGGTATGGGAACGACTGCAGGCGGCCGGTGACCAACTCTCGCGAACGGCGGTCAAGGCACCCGAGGACGGCGTTGTAACCGACCTGAGGGTCCACACCCCGGGTGGCGTCATTGGCGCCGGAGCAGCTCTCATGGACCTGGTTCCCCGGCAAGATCGGCTCATCGTGATTGCGCGCGTCAGGCCCGAGGATATCGATGTGGTCCGTCCCGGATTGAGCGCCGACGTGAATCTGTTGCCCTACAATCAGCGCCGTGTGCCGCGCCTCCATGGGACTGTGACGCACGTTTCTGCCGACCGTCTGGTCGACAAGCGCACCGATCAGCCCTACTACGCAACGAAGATTCGCGTGCAGGATCCGGCAAGCACCGGGATCGATGGTGTCCAGATTGTTCCGGGAATGCCGGCCCAGGTGTTCATCAAGACGGGCCGCGGCACAGTGGCGCTGTATGCCCTCAGCCCTCTGCTCGATAGCTTCCACAGCGCGTTCCGCGAGGATTAA
- a CDS encoding universal stress protein, protein MTELSQETPTFSNSSPVARIRGAKCLRLLAVVDSTESTNRIVDFITAFSEGRAATEAVVLNVQSKRLDARLRGYQNFKKDEIDERLINEFAFPILNSVTGRLEKAGILCSSKAEIGDPVTTILRCAAENACNVILVGAQPSKGFDSWLPNTMRVWLRSDLALRLIALAPASIVVVK, encoded by the coding sequence ATGACAGAGCTTAGCCAAGAAACACCGACATTCAGCAATTCTTCGCCTGTTGCCCGCATACGCGGAGCGAAGTGCTTGCGTCTTCTCGCGGTCGTTGACAGCACTGAGTCAACGAACCGTATCGTGGATTTCATTACCGCATTCAGCGAAGGCCGGGCCGCAACGGAGGCTGTAGTCCTCAATGTGCAAAGTAAGCGGCTCGATGCACGATTGCGTGGTTACCAGAATTTCAAGAAGGATGAGATCGATGAGCGGCTAATCAACGAATTTGCCTTTCCGATCTTGAACAGTGTCACTGGTAGACTTGAGAAAGCCGGCATTCTTTGTTCGTCTAAGGCTGAAATAGGCGATCCGGTTACGACGATACTGCGCTGCGCGGCTGAGAATGCTTGTAATGTAATCTTGGTTGGCGCGCAGCCTTCGAAGGGTTTCGATAGCTGGCTGCCCAACACGATGCGCGTTTGGCTACGCTCGGACCTGGCCTTGCGCCTGATCGCGCTCGCGCCTGCCTCTATCGTGGTGGTGAAGTAA
- a CDS encoding response regulator transcription factor yields the protein MDDFSNPAELALISQNSPVLVIIEQHVLARTCMLNILKRELTGFEIVEMATTGSLNWLSGRDIRLIALNIGHQQITDPSVEESLAFLAETCPNASVAVLSNRDDDATASAAMQRGVRGFFPTSIPVEVAIAGLRLVLAGGVYRPLPIVGQSGASNHKTISGCPEAPELFGTDEANGATRIVPEKAMVDLTPREQHVLEALQLGLPNKLIAVRLNLSENTVKMHIQRIMRKCSAHNRTEAVVRWSRRANGHA from the coding sequence ATGGACGATTTTTCTAATCCCGCGGAACTAGCCTTGATATCGCAAAACTCGCCGGTGCTCGTGATCATCGAGCAACATGTGCTGGCGCGTACATGCATGCTCAATATTCTCAAAAGAGAGCTCACTGGATTCGAGATCGTCGAGATGGCAACGACTGGTAGCCTGAACTGGCTATCCGGCAGAGACATCCGCTTGATTGCGCTGAATATCGGGCACCAGCAAATCACTGATCCTTCGGTCGAGGAGAGCCTCGCCTTCCTTGCAGAAACCTGCCCGAATGCGTCCGTTGCCGTGCTGTCAAATCGCGACGACGATGCGACGGCTTCGGCTGCGATGCAACGCGGCGTGCGCGGCTTCTTTCCGACATCGATCCCGGTCGAAGTCGCTATTGCCGGATTACGCCTGGTCCTTGCCGGTGGGGTCTACCGGCCGCTACCGATCGTTGGGCAAAGTGGAGCATCGAACCACAAGACGATATCGGGATGCCCCGAAGCGCCCGAGCTATTCGGAACTGACGAGGCTAACGGCGCCACCAGGATTGTGCCGGAGAAGGCGATGGTCGATCTTACGCCGCGCGAGCAACATGTGCTCGAGGCGCTGCAGCTTGGCCTTCCTAACAAGTTGATTGCCGTCAGGCTGAACCTTTCGGAAAACACCGTAAAGATGCATATTCAACGTATCATGCGAAAATGCTCCGCACATAACCGCACCGAGGCGGTCGTTCGCTGGAGCCGGCGAGCCAACGGTCATGCCTAA
- a CDS encoding fructose-1,6-bisphosphatase: protein MRLTLSVIKADIGSVGGHTKPSTRMMAAVEGEVAKAICDGLLIDSFVCHTGDDIAIIMTHTRGEGSSEVHQLAWKAFLAATSVAKTSGLYGAGQDLLVDAPSGNVRGAGPGVAELSFDHSLSGTRAAESFMVFAADKCGPGAYNLPLYLAFADPMYCAGLMLPPMIKGFRFHVIDMDHTAGDSVIELDAPADGYQIAALLRDNERFGIDRIVSRTHGEVAAAVSAQRLHAIAGKYTGKDDPVAIVRNQGIFPAPEEITSPFAKAHFVGGDARGSHVMPLMPVPLNTAVTGMYCLPIVSCAGFSIDKDGRFAESYTDFFDNPAWDEVRRLAQRKAIEMRSQGWSGAAMLPYSELEYGGFRDTVSSLLKRFQVREERKPEAAE from the coding sequence ATGAGACTCACCCTTTCGGTCATCAAGGCTGACATAGGCTCCGTCGGCGGGCACACAAAGCCGTCCACACGCATGATGGCGGCCGTCGAAGGCGAGGTTGCGAAGGCGATCTGCGATGGTCTGCTGATCGACAGTTTCGTCTGCCACACCGGCGACGACATCGCGATCATCATGACGCACACACGGGGCGAAGGAAGCTCCGAGGTGCATCAACTTGCCTGGAAGGCGTTCCTCGCCGCCACCTCGGTCGCGAAAACCTCCGGGCTATATGGCGCCGGCCAGGATCTTCTCGTCGACGCACCATCCGGAAACGTTCGCGGCGCCGGCCCGGGCGTCGCCGAGCTCAGCTTCGACCACAGCCTCTCGGGCACGAGGGCCGCGGAGTCCTTCATGGTGTTCGCCGCCGACAAATGCGGCCCCGGCGCCTACAACCTGCCGCTCTACCTTGCCTTCGCCGATCCCATGTATTGCGCCGGGCTGATGCTCCCCCCGATGATCAAGGGTTTCCGTTTCCATGTCATCGACATGGACCATACGGCCGGCGACAGCGTGATCGAACTCGACGCGCCCGCGGATGGCTACCAGATTGCCGCGCTGCTCCGCGACAACGAGCGCTTTGGCATCGATCGCATCGTTTCCCGGACCCATGGCGAGGTCGCCGCCGCCGTTTCGGCGCAGCGCCTTCACGCGATCGCAGGCAAGTACACCGGCAAGGATGATCCGGTCGCGATCGTCAGGAATCAGGGGATTTTCCCGGCGCCGGAAGAGATCACCTCGCCATTTGCCAAGGCGCACTTCGTGGGCGGCGATGCGCGCGGCTCGCACGTGATGCCGCTGATGCCCGTGCCGCTCAACACAGCGGTGACGGGAATGTACTGCCTGCCGATCGTTTCCTGCGCCGGCTTCTCGATCGACAAGGACGGCCGCTTCGCGGAGTCCTATACCGATTTCTTCGACAACCCGGCGTGGGACGAGGTCCGCCGGCTCGCCCAGCGCAAGGCGATCGAGATGCGCAGCCAGGGCTGGTCTGGTGCCGCGATGCTGCCCTACTCCGAACTAGAGTATGGTGGCTTCCGCGACACCGTGTCCTCACTGCTGAAGCGCTTTCAGGTGCGCGAGGAGCGCAAGCCGGAAGCCGCCGAATAA